A single genomic interval of Halosegnis longus harbors:
- a CDS encoding S8 family serine peptidase, translating to MSNTNPTFIVAGLAFLLVASPVAAAAATGPSAMGVFGADTLGPSALDRPDDTILRHGQPSWVVELDNESDASKLEDWAMSSEQRHLIEAPSDGYAVVAASPTAIGTGLADRLLNNGLAARNYVSSIEPEITVPVPEVELTSADGYQAPGDRLTQLNAALGGGTLDASAGLAFAGDYETTSLADSRDAMQTDGVTETGAGTTVAVVDTGASVGDGRVFGDGTAGSDLRISNASKSFVSGESVDVPAGDFAAIDDEGGHGSHVAATIAANHANDSLDGVAPGAELLVLQALDPERGSGDSSNIADAVRYAADQNADVISMSLGAPVYNSQIADAVAYAQEEGSIVTVATGNSRMKGIQFLASPADATEETIAVGAATVEADASTALPASFSQVGPDNGLDLSNGVTEGRTVSVVGPGTAVQAPIYDSRGTLTTKTLSGTSMATPHVSGAIAVLLDADSTLAGDPAAVEERLQSTATRMPNATSAAVGAGYVSLGDAVANTPSEETQADAMTTEATARDAGVETLSDSSGGLFYGVLNSLGLGGD from the coding sequence ATGAGCAACACAAATCCGACGTTCATCGTCGCCGGCCTCGCGTTCCTACTCGTCGCGTCGCCCGTGGCGGCGGCTGCGGCGACCGGGCCGTCCGCGATGGGCGTCTTCGGTGCCGATACACTCGGGCCGAGTGCGCTCGACCGCCCGGACGATACGATTCTCCGCCACGGCCAGCCGTCGTGGGTGGTCGAACTCGACAACGAATCGGACGCGAGCAAGCTCGAGGACTGGGCGATGAGTTCGGAGCAACGGCATCTCATCGAGGCTCCGAGTGACGGCTACGCGGTCGTCGCCGCCTCGCCGACAGCGATTGGGACCGGCCTTGCCGACCGGCTCCTGAACAACGGCCTGGCGGCACGCAACTACGTGTCGAGCATCGAGCCGGAGATTACCGTCCCGGTGCCAGAGGTTGAACTGACGAGCGCCGACGGCTATCAGGCTCCGGGCGACCGGCTCACACAGCTGAACGCGGCGCTCGGTGGCGGAACGCTCGATGCAAGCGCTGGCCTCGCCTTCGCCGGCGACTACGAAACGACTAGTCTGGCCGACTCCCGTGACGCGATGCAGACCGATGGCGTCACGGAGACCGGCGCAGGGACGACGGTCGCGGTCGTCGACACTGGCGCGTCGGTCGGTGATGGCCGCGTATTCGGTGACGGGACTGCAGGCAGCGACCTTCGCATCTCGAACGCGTCGAAGTCGTTCGTCTCCGGCGAATCCGTGGACGTGCCGGCCGGCGACTTTGCGGCGATTGACGACGAGGGCGGCCACGGCTCCCACGTCGCAGCGACCATCGCGGCGAATCACGCCAACGACTCGCTCGACGGTGTCGCGCCGGGCGCAGAACTCCTCGTGCTGCAGGCGCTCGATCCGGAACGCGGCAGTGGGGATAGCAGCAACATCGCGGACGCCGTTCGGTACGCCGCGGACCAGAACGCCGACGTGATTTCGATGAGCCTCGGCGCGCCGGTGTACAACAGCCAAATCGCGGACGCTGTCGCCTACGCACAGGAAGAAGGCTCGATTGTGACAGTCGCAACGGGCAACTCGCGTATGAAGGGCATCCAGTTCCTCGCGTCGCCGGCTGACGCGACCGAGGAGACCATCGCGGTCGGCGCGGCAACGGTCGAAGCCGACGCGAGTACGGCACTCCCGGCGTCATTCAGTCAGGTCGGTCCCGACAACGGGCTTGACCTGAGCAACGGCGTGACCGAGGGCCGGACAGTGTCGGTGGTCGGGCCAGGGACGGCCGTGCAAGCGCCCATCTACGACAGCCGGGGCACACTGACGACAAAGACACTCTCGGGCACGTCGATGGCGACGCCACACGTCTCCGGCGCGATTGCGGTCCTGCTCGACGCCGACTCGACGCTCGCTGGTGACCCGGCGGCCGTCGAAGAGCGGCTGCAGTCGACCGCGACGCGGATGCCGAACGCCACGTCGGCGGCCGTCGGCGCGGGCTACGTCTCCCTCGGCGACGCGGTCGCGAACACACCGAGCGAGGAGACGCAAGCGGACGCCATGACGACCGAGGCGACCGCGCGTGACGCCGGGGTGGAGACACTCTCGGACAGCTCGGGGGGCCTCTTCTACGGCGTCCTGAACAGTTTGGGACTGGGTGGTGACTAA